GCAGTATCACGAGCAATTGCTTTCCATTTATCCACAACAGCGGCATCCACATCAGACACCTTGCTACCCGCCCTTGCATAGGCCAAGGCTGCAGTCTTGTCGTCGTCCTTTGCTGCATCCATGCCAAATTTTTCCATTTCAGCACCAGCCGCCATCAATGCATCGCGCTGGTCTTTTGGTAAAGAGTCAAAAATTTGTTTAGACATCATCAAAGGCTCAAGCATGAACCAATAGGATTTTTGGCGAGCGCTTGTAAACGCTTTAGCCAACTCCTCTAACTTAAATGACATGAAGCTAGTAGAAGAGGTATACGCTGCATCCATTGCACCAGTCTGCATTGCGGCATAAATTTCATTAGATGGTAGAGAGATCACTGAAGCGCCGGCTGCTTTTAGCATCAAATCAAATTCACGGCTACCACCACGGATCTTTAAGCCTTTGACATCCTCAGGATTTACGATCGACTTGGAACGGCTGGCAACACCGCCCGCCTGCCAAACCCAACTCAACAGAATGATTCCCTTGTCTTCCAAAACCTTAGTCAACATGCGACCCACTTCAGCAGTCTTCCACTTGGCTGCCTGCTCGTAGCTACTCACCAATGCTGGCATTAATCCAATATTTAACTCTGGTACTTCACCGCCCGCATACGGCATTGGAAACAATGAAATATCCAAGGCACCCTTACGCATTGCACTAAATTGCGCATTGGTCTTCATCAATGATGAGCCTGGATAAATCTGGAACTTTAATGCGCCCTTAGTGCGCTTTTCTACAGATTCAGCAAATTTTCTACACAAACGGTCACGGAAATCACCTGCCTGAATAGTTCCACCAGGAAATTGATGAGAAATATTCAATGTCTTAGTCGCGCCCTGGGCAGCTGCATTTGAGCCGTAACCCATCACTCCCGCCAAGGGCAAAGCGGCTGATCCAGCCAATAATTGCCGACGAATGGTATTTGGCTTTGATTGGCCTGCATTCAAATGAAATTTGTTGCTCATGCTGATCTCCTCATTAGTTCATTCTTTTACTATTTATTGTCTGGATCTTGGCGCCCAGTTTTCTCTATTCTAAAGCGAATCACTCTTTGGGATTCTGCTCTGACTGCTCCTCCTAAATACCTTCTACGGCAAATCAGACCTGCATCAAGCGCCCCACCGCACGGGAATAATCAATTTCTCCATGGGTAAAGCGCTCATGATTTTCTTCCACGGAAGATAAATCGTATAGGTAATTGACCATCAAAGAGGCAGACTGACGCAATCCTTTGCGAGACAAATCTCCCGCCCAATTAATTTGATGTAGCTTGGCGCCATTACCTAGGTGGAACTTAGCAACAGGATTGCCGTTTCTACCAGCAGATCCCAAGGCTAGATAAATACTTGCAAGACACAACAATGCAGATTTTTCTTTTTCTGTCGCATTGTCAGGATGCCATCCAGCGCTGAGTCGCTCCGTCCAAGATCGATTGGCTAGATTTAATACTTCCAAAGACTGCTCTCGAGCCAATCGAACAGCCGGCTTTAATTGAACGCCTGTTTTTTCATCGCTTATGTCAGCGCCTGCGGCAACCCAATCAATAAATCCAGGGATAGGCGAGAGTGTTACAAAGGTTTTAATACCTGGGAATTCAGCATGCAATTGCTCAGCAACACGCTTGATCAAGAAATTGCCCATGGATACGCCACGCAATCCCGGCTCACAGTTACTAATTGAATAGAAGGCTGCAACTTTGTATTGAGATGTCTGGTGTACAGTCTCCGCCTTTTTATCCACTAAGGGCGTAATGACTGCTGGAATTTCAGGAAGTAAAGCAACCTCAACGAAGATCAGGGGTTCATTAGGTAACTGCGGATGAAAGAAAGCAAAGCAGCGACGGTCCGGCTGTAAGCGCCTACGCAGATCGTCCCAGCCGTCAATGGCATGCACCGCCTCGTGCTGAATTAACTTCTCTAGCACTTCAGCAGGGGATTTCCAATCAACACGATGCATCTTTAGAAAACCAGGATTAAACCAAGAAGATAAAAGATGGCGTAAATCAAAATCGACAGCAGTCAATTCTGGTTGCTTATCTAGTAACTGCAATAAATCACGACGCATGGCAACTAAGCCCGCGGTACCATTAGTTGCACGATTTAAGCGGCGGAATAATTCCTGTCTTGGCGGTTCAGTCACACGCTGTAACTTAATATAGTTACGCGCATTTGCTTCACTAGCAAAGTTTTGAGCTGCAGCCATTACTGCTGCTGGATCTGGATTCAGCTTTTCAAACAAGAAAGTAAAAAACTTCTGATGCTGATCTTTGGTCAGCTTGCGATAGTTATTAAATACATCGTCAGCCATACTAAGAGCATTCGATTCCCCCCTCTCGGAGATGAGTCGATTAACCGCGCCAGTGACGCGAGAGAAATAACGTGCTTTTGCCAACTTTTCCAGCATGGATCTTCACCTAGCAAGAGAATTCATTGATGTAGTTGAAAATGTATTCCCGCTCAATACAGGAATCAATTAACTGAAGTCTATTTTCATTAACTTTTAGTTAATGATATATGCTGAAATGACTGAAATCTATTTTATTTTGCGTTGCAACATACGGGCTTCAGCGGCTAAAGCCAAAATATTGGGGTTTGATTCATTAGCCTGAAGGTACATTAAGGCAATTCGTTGGGTCACTTGATATTTTGGATCCAATGGGGTGAAGTCAAGCGCGTCTCCCATCAGCGCTTTTACCCTTCCCGGCAATAAAGAGCGGCCCATATCATTTGACACCATATTCATTAAGGTGAAGATATCCCCCACCTTCATAACTACGTTTGGAGTAATTCGGGCAAGCCCAAATGCGTCATAGAAACCAGAGGTGGTAGCAAAACCATCTTGGAGTGTTAAAAATTTTTCATGTTCGTAATTCGATAGATCCACACTGCCCTGTTTGGGCTTCTTGTTCTTTGAAGAAGCTAAGTAAAGCTGATCTTCAAATAAGGGCACAATTTCAATTCCATCAAGCTCACCATTATTTGGTACCGCGATCACAATGGCATCCACATCACCCTCGTGTAATTTTTTCATCAGATCCGCATTCGATCCCAAATAAAGATCAATATCCAAATCAGGGCGTCTGACTTTGGTTCCCATAATTACCCGCGGAATAATATTTGCTGTAAGAGAGTACATTGAGCCTAGACGAATTTGCTTGCTCTCAAGACCAGCCTTAGCCCTAGTCTTTTTTAAAACCCGATCAAGCTCCTCCAACACCTCAATACCGCCCTCTGCTAGATAAAGAGCTGCAGGCAGGGGCTTTAGCTGCCTCCCCTCCTTTACAAATAGTGGGCAACCGATTGCAGTTTCTAGAGAATGTAAAGCCTTGTGAACGCTAACTGAACTTAATTGCAATTCATCAGCTGTTTTTACTAAACTTCCTGTGCGTATGAAAGAGCACAAAATTTCGAGCTTCCTTAGAGTTACCTCTTCATACATCATGCCGGCCTCTCGATATCTCGATATATTTTTATGATGCCAAAGATGTGGATCGGCGTTGCATTAGATAAATGCCAAAGATGATCATGGGTAAGCAAAGCCATTGGCCCATAGACAAGCCAAGACCTAAGAGACCCAGAAATGCGTCTGGCTCTCTAGCGTACTCCGCCAAGAAACGACAAAGGCCGTAACCCAAGAGGAATAAACCAGAGATTTGCCCAACCCTTCTCGGCTTGCTTGCATAGATCCATAAAACCACCCCAAGCAAAACACCCTCTCCAAGCAACTGATAAATTTGCGAAGGATGGCGCGGAACAGAATCCACCAAAGGAAATATCATCGCCCAAGGTAAATCGGTTGGTCTGCCCCAAAGCTCGCCATTAATAAAGTTACCCAAACGCCCAAAAGCCAATCCAAATGGCACCAACGGTGCAACCAAATCACTAACAACAAAAAATTGTGTGCCTTTCTTTTTAGCAAACCAGAGCAAAGCTAGCAACACTCCCAAGAGGCCACCATGAAAAGACATGCCGCCTTCCCATATCTTCAAAATATTCAACGGATGGGAAAGATAAAAACTAGGCATGTAGAACAAGGTATAACCAATGCGTCCACCAAGCACTACACCCAAGACACCTGCAAATAGTAGATCTTCCAAATCTTTATAAGTCCAGCCTAAGGCTTGATAGCGTGGCGCCTGAATACGCAAACGACCCAACAATAAGAATTGTGCAAATGCCATCAGGTACATCAACCCATACCAGTGAATCGCAAAAGAACCGATACGTATGGCGGCTGGATCAAACTGTGGATGAATCAACATGAAGGGTGAAGATTAGTTTTTATTTGGATTGAGATTGGTCAAAGTTGTGTAGCTCGTGACCAAGTTCACGATAGGCCTTATAACGCTCACGCCCTGCTAGACGCTCAGCCTCATTGATTGTCACTACTTCAACAATGCGGGGAAACCTCGCCGCCAAAGCTGGCACATCTACTGGCATACGCATACCTAGATGAATCATGACATCCGCATGAGGAATAACGGCAAGCGATGGCGATGCGAAGCTCTCACTCAGAACAATGGGGGTTTCAGGGGCAGCCTCATCATCAATGAAACAGTGCGGCAAAAAATCGGTACTACTAAATGACCAAAGTAATTCATCTAGTTTTTTGAGGTCTGACTTTTCACCAACGATCACAATATTGCGTACGGGCTGACCTTCTGGTGTCGCACTCCAAATTTTGCGCGTCAGACGACACGCATATTCCAATTTGTCAGCCACGTTGCTGTGAAAATCGATTCTTGCCATAGCTACTAGATTTATTTTTGCTCAAGCAAGAAGTTCACCAACAATGGCACAGGGCGCCCTGTAGATCCCTTGGCAGCACCACTCTTCCAGGCGGTACCGGCGATATCTAAGTGCGCCCATTTGTATTTCTCAGTAAAGCGCGAGAGAAAGCATGCTGCAGTAACGCTACCAGCAGGACGGCCGCCAATATTGGCCACATCCGCAAAGTTAGATTTCAGCTGCTCGTGATAAGCGGCGTCCAATGGCAATCTCCACACGGTATCTAAGGAGTCCTTGCCTGCCTTAGTAATGGCATGGACTAAATCTTCATCATCGGAGAACAAACCACTATGTACATGACCCAAGGCGATGATGCATGCGCCTGTAAGAGTGGCAATATCAATTACCGCCTTTGGTTTAAAGCGCTCTACATAGGTAAGAGCATCACATAGAATTAAACGCCCTTCAGCATCCGTATTGAGAATTTCAATTGTCTGGCCAGACATACTCTTCACAATATCGCCAGGACGCGTTGCTTTGCCTGAAGGCATATTTTCACAAGTAGGAATGACGCCAATGACATTCTTCTTTAACTTCATCAAGCCTACGGAATACATGGTACCGATGACGGATGCGGCGCCACACATGTCGTATTTCATTTCATCCATTGCTTCGCCTGGCTTTAATGAAATTCCGCCGGTATCAAAAGTAATTCCTTTGCCCACCAAAACAATCGGCGCTTCTCCAGCTTTACCACCTTGATGACGCATCACAATAAATTGAGGTGGCGTTTCTGATCCTTGCGCCACAGATAAGAAAGATCCCATCCCCAAAGCCTGAATTTGCTTAAGGCCAAGCACTTCGACTTTCAAGGCCGCCTTTTTGGCCAAACCTTGTGCAGTTTTTCCAAGATAAGTTGGTGTACATACGTTCGGCGGCAGGTTACCCAAATCCTTCGCCAGGTTCATGCCCTCAACCATGGCGCTGCCCTGCTCCACAGCGAGTTTCAATTCTTTTGCGCATGCATCGTTGCCTGCAAATACCAAATGTTTGAAAGTGTCAGGCTTATCTTTAGCCTTAAATTTCATTGCAGGTTGGCGCACACCAAAACGATAAGCCTGATCACCTGCATATTGAATTGTCAGACGCACTTCTTGAGCAATTGCTTCTGTTATTTTTGAATGCGTAAAGCTCGGAGCAAACCAAATAGCACTCTCAATAGAGCCACCACTTAATGCTTTTAATCCTGCGCGCGCAACTTTAGAGTAGGCATGAAGGCTTCGCTCAGAAGGTAGACGTAAATCACCTAAACAAATAAGCAATACACGTTTCGCTTTTACTGCATTTGTAGACCATGACTTATCTGCCCTCAATAAGCAAATAGATGCTTGTTTATCATCCAGATCACCCAATACATGAGCATGACTTACAGCACCGTCTAAACAGATATCTAACTCAGCTAAAAGGCCTGATTTTGTTTTTGCAGCCTTTGTTCCAGCAAAGCTATCTAAGTCCGTTTTGGAGTAAGCCAAAACCAAGCAATCCGTTGCTTGGGCTAACAGGGTTTTTAGGCTGGATTTAAGAAATTTGGCACTTTGAAGGTCTGCTTGAGGGAAAATCTTAGTACTTAATTGAATAGTCATGGTGAATTGCGTTATTTATTACAGTGTTTTAGGTCGGATAAAGTCTAAAGCTATAAATTGACGTTGTTTATCCATTATCCTCCGACATGAGATTAACCCAATTTGTCTACCCCTACTGATAAGTAATCAAACCCTAAAAGCCACAAGTTAGCCCGAAATCAGCCCCAGACAAATCCCTCAGCCATGATCTTTAAAAGTGCCCTCCGCCGCGAATTAAGCTTTACTACTGGTGGGGTCTTTTTGGTGCTGGTAACCATCATGGTGACCACCTTGGTGATTCGAATCCTGGGTTACGCAGCCAACGGCACCGTTAACCCTGAGGACGCCATCGTACTGATCGCACTAGCCACCCTGGGCTACCTTGCTGTTTTATTAACTGTTTCACTCTTTGTTGCCACTCTCATCGTCTTAGTACGCTGGTACAAAGATTCAGAAATGATCGTTTGGTTTGCTAGCGGACTCAGTGTCAGCAACTTGATTCGACCGATTTTGCAATTTGCTACACCACTAATCATTGTGATCGCTCTACTCGCTCTTTTTGTTTGGCCTTGGGCCAATCGCGAGACAACGCTAATCAGCCAACGCTTTCAGCAACGGGATGACGTCTCGATGGTGAGTGCTGGACAATTTAAGGAATCCGCCCGAGCAGAACGTGTCTTCTTCATCGAAGAGCTTGATGTAGACAAGAGTGAAGTGAAGAATATTTTTGTTGCAGACAATAAGAATGGTCGCCTAAGCATTGCCGTCGCCTCCACCGGATACATTCAAAACTCCGAGGGTGGAGAAAAATCAATTGTTTTGCACAATGGTCGGCGCTACGAGGGATACCCAACGGAGCCTGATTTCCGAATCCTTGAATTCAATGACTACACGACCAAGATTCGCAGCAAGGAAGCTCTAGCACCAGCACCTCGCGATCGAGAAAAAACCATTTCTGAGCTACTCAACGATGGCAACCCGAATGTCATCAATGCGAACCGTGCCGAGCTGTTGTGGCGCATAGGTTTGCCACTCATGGCGCTGGGCTTAGTGCTGATCGCCATACCCCTTGCCTACGTGAACCCCCGTCTTGGTAATTACACCGCCATGTTCTATGCGGTTCTCATTTATCTGATTTACAGCAACTTACTAAATCTCACACAAAATTTTGTTGCTCAAGGAAAGTTCAGCGTGTTTGTTGGCATCTGGCCTATTCACTTGCTGGCCTTATTTATTGCGACGATATTGATTCGCAACCGCATTAATCCTTCTGTGAAGTGGTGGCGCCGCCAATTACCGACCTCATTCGTCAAAAAATGAAATTGCTATTTCCCTACATATACGAACGCTATTTAGCCAAGCAAATTTATATTGCATTTGGCTTTATTTTGTTTGCATTGGTAGCCTTATTTCTATTTTTTGACATCCTAAGCGAACTTGGATCGGTGCAAGGCAGTTACACCCTGCCGCTAGCGCTATTGCATGTTTTATTAAAAGCACCCGGTCGTATTTCTGAAATCATTCCTATTGCAGGCCTGATCGGCAGCATCTATGTCTTTGCCATGCTGGCTAGTCAATCCGAATTCACCATCCTGCGGATCGCTGGACTAGATGTGAAACGTGGCTTGATTGCCCTCACCAAGATTTCCATTCCACTGATTGTGCTAACCCTTGTGATGAGTGAATGGGTCGGTCCATATGCTGAGAATAAATCTGAACAGATTCGCATGAAGGCGCTAGGCGCTACCTACTCCTCGCAATTTAAGACAGGCGTTTGGGTTAAAGATCGCCTGCGCGATGAGGATGGTAGCGGCCCCGTGCGGCCTGGTGTTCGTTATGTCAACGTGGGTAATGTCGACAAAGACAATGAAATTCGCAACATCCGCATGTATGAGTTCAACGATACCTACAATCTGCTTTCGATTCGTAGCGCGCCCTCTGGTCACTTTGATGAGAGCGGTATTTGGGTTCTCAATGATGTAACCGAAACACGCTTCAAAGAAACAAAACAGTCTGACCCGCTAAATCCTGTATTTAGCGCCCAAACACTGACTCACCCAATTTTGACTTTGGAGTCTGAGGTAACGCCACAAATTTTGAATGTACTCTTAATTAGCCCAGAGAAAATGTCGATTGTGAGTTTGGCTCGCTTTATCGCGCACCTTGAAGAAAACAAACAAGATGCAAAGCGCCATGCCATCGCGTTCTGGAAAAAAGTTATTTACCCTCTCACGATTTTCGTAATGCTTGCTTTAGCCCTCCCTTTTGCTTATCTGAAGGTGCGTGCGGGTAGCGTGGGCATCAAAGTCTTTGGCGGCATCATGCTCGGCATGAGCTTCCAACTGTTCAATTCCCTGTTCTCTAACGTAGGACTTCTGAGTGCATGGCCTGCATTGCTGACGGCTCTGATTCCCCCAATGCTCTATTTCTTCTTGGCCCTTGCGGCGCTGAGATGGGTTTCTAAAGCCTAATACCTAAAATTCATATAGAATTTGATTCCTATATCTTTGTAGATATATAGATAGGAGTCGTCCTCATGAATTTGCATCAATTTCGCTTTGTCCGTGAAGCCGTTCGCCAGAACTTTAATTTGACTGCTGCGGCTAAGGCCCTCTTCACTTCACAGCCTGGCGTTTCGAAAGCCATCATTGAACTTGAGGATGAGCTCGGCGTAGAAATTTTCCGCAGGCACGGCAAACGTATTCGCTCGCTAACAGAGCCTGGCAAACGCATCTTAGTTTCTATCGAGCGCATTTTGGATGAAGTGGAAACACTAAAACGCGTAGGCAAAGATTTTGCGAGTCAAGACCAAGGCAACTTCGTTATTGCAACCACACACACTCAAGCACGTTACGCGCTTCCAAAAGTACTCACAGAATTTACTAAGCGCTTTCCAAAAGTGCGCGTCAGTATTCAACAAGGTAGTCCAGGGCAGATTGCTGAACTCCTTATTCATGATCGTGCGGATATTGCGATTGCCACAGAAGGTATTGCGAACACGCCTGGAGTACTTGCCCTGCCTGGATACCAGTGGCAACACGTCATCATGGTCCCACTCAGTCATCCCTTATTAAATCAAGCAAACGTTACCTTAGAAGAAATTGCCAAGTACCCCATCATTACTTACGACAAGGCGTTTGCTGGTCGCAGCAAAATTGATGCGGCCTTTGCTCAACGGAACATCGAGCCTGACATTATTTTGGAAGCCATTGATGCTGACGTGATTAAGACCTATGTTGAAGCAGGCATGGGAATTGGCATTGTTGCGGGACATGCATACGACCCTGATCGAGATCGCAATCTCAAAGTGATTAACGTAGGCCACTTATTTGGAAATAACGTTTCCCATATTGGCGTTAAGCAAGGCGCTTATTTGCGATCTTTTGTGTACACCTTCATTGAATTATTCTCGCCAACACTGACCAAGAAAATTGTTGAGCAGGCCATGAATGAAAAGGCAGAGACCTACGAGATCTAATAGTACTTGGCACTTATTGGAAGAATCTTGGGATTGAACTAGGTTCAATAGATGGTGCCTCGGGGCGGACTCGAACCGCCACGCCTTGCGGCACCGGATTTTGAGTCCGGCACGTCTACCAATTCCATCACCGAGGCAGGTGTTTGCAGTGGAAATTCTGCTTAATTAGCCAAATTGCTACAGCTAAGACATGAGAGTGTAACAAAAATTGCCTCCGTGTCCCCTACATTGCATTCAGAACCCCTTAAAATAGGGTCTTATAGCCAAATAATGTAAAGGACTTACCCGTATGGCCGGCCATTCGAAATGGGCCAATATTCAGCACCGCAAAGGACGTCAAGACGAAAAACGCGGCAAGATTTGGACCAAGCTCATCAAGGAAATCACTGTTGCTGCCAAGTTAGGCGGCGGCGATATCTCCACCAACCCCCGTTTACGACTTGCCATCGATAAGGCAAAAGATGCCAATATGCCCAATGACAACGTGCAAAGAGCAATCGCTCGTGGCACTGGCTCATTAGAGGGCGTGAACTATGAAGAAATTCGCTACGAGGGTTACGGTATTAACGGCGCAGCGGTAATCGTAGATTGCTTAACGGATAACCGTACTCGTACTGTTGCTGAAGTACGTCATGCTTTTAATAAAAATGGCGGCAATATGGGCACCGAAGGTTCTGTTGCTTTCTTGTTCAAGCATTGCGGTCAAATGCTATTCGCGCCAGGCACGAATGAAGACCAACTGATGGAAGTGGCATTGGATGCTGGCGCTGATGATGTGATTAGTCATGACGACGGGTCTTTTGAGGTTCTGACCCCCGTGCCTGATTTTCCAAAAGTACAAGATGCCATTGCCAAAGCAGGATTAAAGGCAGAACTAGCGACGATTGCGATGCGCCCTGAAACGGAGATCGCACTCGAAGGTGAGCAAGCTGAAAGTATGCAAAAGTTACTCGATGCCCTCGAGAATCTAGATGACGTGCAAGAAGTATTTACCAACGCCGCTCTATAAACTTCGATCGATAACACTATTTATTCTTTTTTATATTTGTCATTATGAAAATTCTTCTTGTTGGATCCGGTGGACGCGAACACGCATTAGCTTGGAAATTAGCTCAGTCACCACAGGTACAAACTGTTTATGTAGCCCCAGGTAACGGTGGCACCGCCACCGCAAAGCAAACTGCGGCTGGCATTGAAAATCTACCGATTACCGGCCTTCAAGAATTGGCTGACTTTGCTAAACGCGAAAAGATTCATCTCACTGTGGTTGGTCCAGAAGCGCCACTAGCAGCTGGCATTGTTGATGTGTTTCGTAATAACGGTTTACGCATTTTTGGCCCAACACAATTGGCTGCTCAACTGGAATCATCAAAAGACTTTTCTAAAGCTTTTATGAAACGTCACGGCATTCCAACTGCTGACTACCAAACGTTCTCTAGCGCATTAGAGGCGCATGCTTATATTGATGCTAAAGGCGCGCCAATTGTGATTAAGGCCGATGGTTTAGCAGCGGGCAAAGGTGTAGTTGTTGCCATGAGCCTTGAAGAGGCGCATGCAGCAGTAGATATGATGTTGGCTGACAACAAATTAGGTAATGCAGGCGCTCGCGTAGTGATTGAAGAATTCCTCACCGGCGAAGAAGCAAGCTTCATTGTTTTAGTTGATGGAAAAAATGTTCTTGCGCTAGCAACCAGTCAAGATCACAAACGTTTATTAGATGCAGATCAAGGTCCCAATACCGGCGGCATGGGTGCCTACTCCCCCGCCCCTGTAGTTACCCCTGAAATTCATGCGCGCGCTTTACGTGAAGTGATCATGCCAACCGTTAAAGGCATGGAAGCCGATGGTTTGCCATACACGGGATTCCTCTATGCAGGACTGATGATCACACCCGATGGAAAAATTAAAACGCTCGAATTCAATTGCCGCATGGGCGACCCAGAAACCCAACCAATCATGGCTCGCTTACGCAGCGATCTAGTGAACGCTCTCGATCATGCTGTTGATGGCAAATTAAATGAAGTTGAATTGGAATGGGATCGTCGCACAGCACTAGGTGTAGTACTTGCTGCACACAACTATCCAGACACTCCACGGAATGGTGATGTCATTACCGGTATTCCAGCGGATACCGATGATCAAATCACCTTCCATGCCGGCACTAAATTACAAGACGGCAAAGTGGTGACCTCTGGCGGGCGCGTGCTTTGTGTTGTTGGTTTAGCAGATACCGTGAAAGGTGCGCAACAAAAGGCTTATGACGCGATTAGCAAAATCCAGTTTGATGGCATGCAATACCGCAAGGATATTGGCTATCGCGCTATTAAGTAAAAACTTCAAATAGAGATTCGATCTTTTGTCAGCAGAGCAAACCCAAATTGATACAGCAGCCCTCAAGAATTATTTCCTAGGTCTGCAAGATCGCATCACTAGCGCAATAAGCGTACTCGATGGCAAAGCATTCATCGCCGATGAATGGCATAAGCCCGAAGATAGCAAGCTCAAAGGATATGGTCGCACCTGCATATTGGATGGCGGCAACATTCTAGAAAAAGGTGGTGTGGGCTTCTCCCACGTTCGTGGCGATCAAATGCCTCCTTCCGCATCACATCACCGTCCTGAAGTAGCTGGTCGCAGCTTTGAGGCCATGGGAGTCTCCTTGGTTTTCCATCCCAACAATCCCAAAGTACCGACTACGCACATGAACGTGCGTTGCTTTATTGCTCAAGCGCCTGATAAGGAGCCGGTGTGGTGGTTTGGTGGTGGCTTTGACTTAACGCCCTACTACGGTGTTGATGAAGATTGCAGACACTTTCATCAAACCGCTAAAGATGCGCTAGATCCATTTGGAGACTCACTCTACCCTCGCTTTAAGA
This DNA window, taken from Polynucleobacter sp. MWH-UH25E, encodes the following:
- the purD gene encoding phosphoribosylamine--glycine ligase, with amino-acid sequence MKILLVGSGGREHALAWKLAQSPQVQTVYVAPGNGGTATAKQTAAGIENLPITGLQELADFAKREKIHLTVVGPEAPLAAGIVDVFRNNGLRIFGPTQLAAQLESSKDFSKAFMKRHGIPTADYQTFSSALEAHAYIDAKGAPIVIKADGLAAGKGVVVAMSLEEAHAAVDMMLADNKLGNAGARVVIEEFLTGEEASFIVLVDGKNVLALATSQDHKRLLDADQGPNTGGMGAYSPAPVVTPEIHARALREVIMPTVKGMEADGLPYTGFLYAGLMITPDGKIKTLEFNCRMGDPETQPIMARLRSDLVNALDHAVDGKLNEVELEWDRRTALGVVLAAHNYPDTPRNGDVITGIPADTDDQITFHAGTKLQDGKVVTSGGRVLCVVGLADTVKGAQQKAYDAISKIQFDGMQYRKDIGYRAIK
- a CDS encoding CysB family HTH-type transcriptional regulator produces the protein MNLHQFRFVREAVRQNFNLTAAAKALFTSQPGVSKAIIELEDELGVEIFRRHGKRIRSLTEPGKRILVSIERILDEVETLKRVGKDFASQDQGNFVIATTHTQARYALPKVLTEFTKRFPKVRVSIQQGSPGQIAELLIHDRADIAIATEGIANTPGVLALPGYQWQHVIMVPLSHPLLNQANVTLEEIAKYPIITYDKAFAGRSKIDAAFAQRNIEPDIILEAIDADVIKTYVEAGMGIGIVAGHAYDPDRDRNLKVINVGHLFGNNVSHIGVKQGAYLRSFVYTFIELFSPTLTKKIVEQAMNEKAETYEI
- the lptG gene encoding LPS export ABC transporter permease LptG; amino-acid sequence: MKLLFPYIYERYLAKQIYIAFGFILFALVALFLFFDILSELGSVQGSYTLPLALLHVLLKAPGRISEIIPIAGLIGSIYVFAMLASQSEFTILRIAGLDVKRGLIALTKISIPLIVLTLVMSEWVGPYAENKSEQIRMKALGATYSSQFKTGVWVKDRLRDEDGSGPVRPGVRYVNVGNVDKDNEIRNIRMYEFNDTYNLLSIRSAPSGHFDESGIWVLNDVTETRFKETKQSDPLNPVFSAQTLTHPILTLESEVTPQILNVLLISPEKMSIVSLARFIAHLEENKQDAKRHAIAFWKKVIYPLTIFVMLALALPFAYLKVRAGSVGIKVFGGIMLGMSFQLFNSLFSNVGLLSAWPALLTALIPPMLYFFLALAALRWVSKA
- the hemF gene encoding oxygen-dependent coproporphyrinogen oxidase, translated to MDTAALKNYFLGLQDRITSAISVLDGKAFIADEWHKPEDSKLKGYGRTCILDGGNILEKGGVGFSHVRGDQMPPSASHHRPEVAGRSFEAMGVSLVFHPNNPKVPTTHMNVRCFIAQAPDKEPVWWFGGGFDLTPYYGVDEDCRHFHQTAKDALDPFGDSLYPRFKKWCDEYFYLKHREEPRGIGGVFFDDFNELGFEKSFSMTRAVGDAFINAYLPIVERRYKDSFTAEEKSFQEYRRGRYVEYNLIFDRGTIFGLHSGGRTESILMSMPPVVQWRYNWHPAPGTPEAKLYDYYLKPRDWLA
- a CDS encoding YebC/PmpR family DNA-binding transcriptional regulator, producing the protein MAGHSKWANIQHRKGRQDEKRGKIWTKLIKEITVAAKLGGGDISTNPRLRLAIDKAKDANMPNDNVQRAIARGTGSLEGVNYEEIRYEGYGINGAAVIVDCLTDNRTRTVAEVRHAFNKNGGNMGTEGSVAFLFKHCGQMLFAPGTNEDQLMEVALDAGADDVISHDDGSFEVLTPVPDFPKVQDAIAKAGLKAELATIAMRPETEIALEGEQAESMQKLLDALENLDDVQEVFTNAAL